One stretch of candidate division TA06 bacterium DNA includes these proteins:
- a CDS encoding ATP-binding protein has translation MHINKLRDHQFNNDKTIKFLEEKLNDGNSAIHKLRVSCVAIRDGENWRNALLLFRFLLEGDRQIEEREVFYDDIRFHEFYTTPKHIFAFIEQMRQGSIELNGQRILLGSANEFYNRVFIQKENEYSKHQGNFISASNRNQVSIPYDVLIAHNKPYYKNIYHAIENKIGIKLNNSDARLFTTHIFIPEDKAEIFIEAYEEENNKLLLTIKRRTEEAFFIRGVYEVNGDYREIEEATKDNNIDIEFGEDRLENIRDFEVFMLDINDNIIDHIYADLLITKQYSSIEELLAVGEGETVEYKMYIRIKETDKLQDIYKTTIAFANSSGGNILIGINDYVDPVGIDKGITSDPDITDPGIEAKCDKYIILLKKYISDNINDSIQIESDKINYKGIWLIHLFIHKGLNTPYADKSNNIWIRKGSSNKKADPKMDLKNLVK, from the coding sequence ATGCATATCAACAAATTGCGTGATCATCAATTCAATAACGATAAAACCATTAAGTTTCTGGAAGAAAAGTTAAATGATGGCAATTCTGCTATCCATAAACTGAGAGTTAGTTGTGTTGCGATAAGGGATGGTGAAAATTGGAGAAATGCTTTGCTATTATTCAGGTTTTTACTGGAAGGTGATAGACAAATTGAAGAAAGAGAAGTCTTTTATGATGATATACGATTTCATGAGTTTTATACGACTCCAAAACATATATTTGCATTCATTGAACAAATGAGGCAAGGCTCTATCGAACTTAATGGACAACGTATTCTTCTTGGTAGTGCAAATGAATTTTATAATAGAGTATTTATTCAAAAAGAGAATGAATATTCGAAACATCAAGGCAATTTTATTAGTGCCTCAAATAGGAACCAGGTAAGCATACCATATGATGTTTTAATAGCGCATAATAAACCATATTATAAAAACATATACCATGCTATAGAGAATAAAATTGGCATAAAGTTAAATAACAGCGATGCCAGATTGTTTACAACACATATTTTTATACCAGAAGATAAGGCTGAAATATTTATTGAAGCATACGAGGAAGAAAACAATAAACTTCTATTAACAATTAAAAGAAGAACGGAGGAAGCTTTTTTTATTCGTGGCGTGTATGAAGTAAATGGAGATTATCGTGAAATAGAAGAGGCTACAAAAGATAATAATATTGACATTGAATTTGGTGAAGATAGGTTGGAAAATATTAGAGATTTTGAAGTATTTATGTTAGATATTAACGATAATATCATTGACCATATTTATGCTGATTTACTTATAACTAAGCAATATTCATCTATTGAGGAGCTGCTTGCCGTAGGTGAAGGAGAAACAGTAGAGTATAAAATGTACATCAGGATAAAGGAAACAGATAAACTGCAGGATATTTATAAAACAACAATAGCTTTTGCCAACAGTTCTGGTGGTAACATATTGATAGGTATCAATGATTATGTTGATCCAGTAGGGATTGACAAAGGCATTACAAGCGATCCAGATATAACTGATCCTGGTATTGAGGCTAAATGCGATAAATACATAATACTTCTTAAAAAATATATTTCTGACAATATAAATGACTCTATACAGATAGAGTCTGACAAAATAAATTACAAGGGCATATGGTTAATTCATTTATTTATACATAAAGGGCTTAATACACCTTATGCAGATAAATCAAATAATATATGGATAAGGAAAGGATCTAGTAATAAGAAAGCTGATCCTAAAATGGATTTAAAGAACCTAGTTAAATAA
- a CDS encoding AbrB/MazE/SpoVT family DNA-binding domain-containing protein, protein MIVLNNCQIESMLTVDSRGQMVLPKEVRQRAGIKTGDKLGLITLDKGDEMCCFLLIKAHKLAGQVKNIVGPIVASEPVKEKPKRKG, encoded by the coding sequence ATGATTGTCCTCAACAACTGTCAGATCGAGTCCATGCTCACCGTCGACAGCCGCGGGCAGATGGTGCTGCCCAAGGAGGTCAGGCAGCGGGCGGGGATCAAGACGGGCGATAAGCTTGGGCTTATTACCCTAGACAAGGGCGATGAGATGTGCTGTTTTTTGCTGATCAAAGCACATAAGTTGGCCGGACAGGTCAAAAATATCGTTGGACCGATCGTGGCCAGCGAGCCTGTAAAAGAAAAACCCAAAAGAAAGGGCTAA
- the mscL gene encoding large conductance mechanosensitive channel protein MscL, whose translation MLKEFKEFILRGNVLDLAVAVIIGAAFGKIVSSLVADVLMPPIGRLAGKLDFSSIVIPLAKPEGVDLTKLTLKAATDLGLPVIRVGMFLNNVIDFLIVAFVIFLVIKLVNRLQRKKEAPPAVPTTRECPFCVSVISLKAVKCPNCTSDLPAVLANN comes from the coding sequence ATGTTGAAAGAATTCAAGGAGTTCATCCTGCGGGGCAACGTGCTGGACCTGGCCGTGGCGGTGATCATCGGCGCGGCCTTCGGAAAGATCGTCTCCTCGCTGGTGGCCGACGTGCTGATGCCGCCCATCGGCCGGCTGGCCGGCAAGCTGGACTTCAGCAGCATCGTGATCCCGCTGGCCAAGCCAGAGGGAGTGGATCTGACCAAGCTGACCCTGAAGGCGGCCACCGACCTGGGCCTGCCGGTGATCAGGGTAGGGATGTTCCTCAACAACGTGATCGATTTTCTGATAGTGGCCTTCGTCATCTTCCTGGTGATCAAGCTGGTCAACCGGCTGCAGCGCAAAAAGGAAGCACCGCCAGCCGTACCCACCACCAGAGAATGTCCGTTCTGTGTGTCCGTCATCAGTCTCAAGGCCGTCAAATGTCCGAATTGCACCTCGGACCTGCCGGCGGTTCTTGCCAATAATTGA
- a CDS encoding AsmA family protein — protein sequence MPKFLKVILIITAVLAVVFVAAGITLKMIFTPEKLRALIMPKIEQAVGRKVTVKDFSLKVWTGLGVELEGIELANAKGFAEKPMVKVESIVLKVNLLGLLKRQLVISSLVVDKPEILIEKDIKGVFNFDDLIKPVPAGQKTAPPPSSSPVSLAMQSFRIKDGRFEFEDKQGKVKAVASGINEELSLSADLKLENIRTKGTIKVTDITAEVPGLKVSKIYVNVSHDISINLPKKLITINDITVAPQGIELSLGGTVADFDSLPVLDLALKTTAIEIKQIINALPPEIKAQAKDVTATGQIELGLKITGQIDPKDPKSLPKVDGSIVLKNIGIKYAMLPKSVSDVNGQIAFSEKDLNIKNISAKLGTAGLALSCLVQDFENPYVKAAFKGNFDLGEVKDYVPLEAGMSMSGKIDADFKAEGKVRDVNSFKMDGRIDLIKLNFATAALLKPVSDMNGTVQLTKNLINIPDISCKIGKSSMSFTGQVKNFLSLVPEQPAPKKGQAPAMVLPKQGKAVITFALNSPLLDLDEILPPMPKPGQAAGQKAEVKPVPVMLPLPDMLMDGKVRIAKIKFLKMDFDNLTGTLTMANRKLNLDGQVNVYSGRVLGTVWADLNDLTKIEYRLGANAEKLEANDFLTALTPLDNRMYAKMDIKGDFAGLAPDSALIMKSLKGQGRAVTGEGKITNWPMLGDILSYCKLSETREVGFRSLSMGFRIADEKIYLDDLQMASRFGDVSVSGSSTFLGFLDYRVSITLTKEESDKVKAKGGNVAGLFTNKEGRVVLDLLIKGQSPKPGIGVDTQMAQARLKGKAQEEMDKAKQQAAEAAQKQAEELKKKAAEEAKKLFKWK from the coding sequence ATGCCGAAGTTCCTGAAAGTCATTCTTATCATCACGGCCGTGCTGGCGGTGGTCTTCGTGGCCGCCGGGATAACCCTGAAGATGATCTTCACCCCGGAAAAACTGCGGGCCCTGATCATGCCCAAAATCGAGCAGGCGGTGGGCCGCAAGGTCACGGTCAAGGACTTCTCGCTTAAAGTCTGGACCGGGCTGGGGGTGGAGCTGGAGGGCATTGAACTGGCCAACGCCAAGGGCTTTGCCGAAAAACCGATGGTGAAGGTGGAATCCATTGTGCTCAAGGTCAACCTGCTGGGCCTGCTGAAGCGCCAGCTGGTGATCTCCAGCCTGGTGGTGGACAAGCCGGAGATCCTGATAGAGAAGGACATCAAGGGCGTCTTCAACTTCGACGACCTGATCAAGCCGGTGCCTGCCGGACAGAAGACCGCCCCGCCGCCCTCGTCCTCTCCGGTCTCCCTGGCCATGCAGTCCTTCCGCATCAAGGACGGCCGGTTCGAGTTCGAGGACAAACAGGGCAAGGTCAAAGCCGTGGCCTCCGGCATCAACGAGGAGCTGAGCCTGTCGGCCGACCTGAAGCTGGAGAACATCCGGACCAAGGGGACCATCAAAGTTACCGACATCACGGCCGAGGTGCCGGGGCTCAAGGTCAGCAAGATCTATGTCAACGTCAGCCACGACATCTCGATCAACCTGCCGAAAAAGCTCATCACCATCAACGACATCACCGTAGCCCCGCAGGGTATCGAGCTTTCGCTGGGCGGCACCGTGGCCGACTTCGACAGCCTGCCGGTGCTGGACCTGGCGCTTAAGACCACGGCCATCGAGATCAAGCAGATCATCAACGCCCTGCCGCCGGAGATCAAGGCCCAGGCAAAGGACGTCACCGCCACCGGCCAGATTGAGCTGGGATTGAAGATCACCGGGCAGATAGACCCCAAGGACCCAAAATCCCTGCCCAAGGTGGACGGCTCTATTGTCTTAAAGAACATCGGCATCAAGTACGCCATGCTGCCCAAGTCGGTCTCCGACGTCAATGGCCAGATCGCCTTCAGCGAGAAGGACCTGAACATCAAAAACATCTCGGCCAAGCTGGGCACGGCCGGACTTGCCCTGTCCTGCCTGGTGCAGGATTTTGAGAACCCCTATGTCAAGGCCGCCTTCAAGGGCAATTTTGACCTGGGCGAGGTCAAGGACTACGTGCCGCTGGAGGCCGGGATGAGCATGTCCGGAAAGATCGACGCCGACTTCAAGGCCGAGGGAAAGGTCAGGGACGTCAACAGCTTTAAGATGGACGGACGGATCGATCTCATAAAACTAAACTTCGCCACCGCGGCCCTGCTGAAGCCGGTCAGCGACATGAACGGCACGGTGCAGCTGACCAAGAACCTGATCAACATTCCGGACATCTCCTGCAAGATCGGGAAGTCCTCAATGTCCTTCACTGGCCAAGTCAAGAACTTCCTGAGCCTGGTGCCGGAACAGCCGGCCCCCAAAAAGGGCCAGGCCCCGGCGATGGTATTGCCCAAGCAGGGTAAGGCGGTGATCACCTTCGCCCTCAATTCCCCGCTCTTAGACCTGGACGAGATACTGCCCCCGATGCCAAAACCCGGACAGGCCGCAGGACAGAAAGCTGAAGTCAAGCCGGTCCCTGTGATGCTGCCCCTGCCCGACATGCTGATGGACGGCAAGGTGCGGATCGCCAAGATAAAATTCCTGAAGATGGACTTCGACAACCTGACCGGCACACTGACCATGGCCAACCGCAAGCTTAACCTGGACGGACAGGTCAACGTTTATTCCGGCAGGGTGCTGGGCACGGTCTGGGCCGACCTCAATGATCTCACCAAAATTGAATACCGGCTGGGGGCCAACGCCGAAAAGCTGGAGGCCAACGACTTTTTGACGGCCCTGACCCCGCTGGACAACCGGATGTACGCCAAGATGGACATCAAGGGCGACTTTGCCGGGCTGGCACCGGATAGCGCCCTGATCATGAAGAGTTTGAAGGGACAGGGCCGGGCCGTAACAGGCGAGGGCAAGATCACCAACTGGCCGATGCTGGGCGACATCCTCAGCTACTGCAAGCTGAGCGAGACCAGGGAGGTCGGCTTCCGCTCGCTATCCATGGGTTTCCGTATCGCGGACGAGAAGATATACCTGGACGACCTGCAGATGGCCAGCAGATTCGGGGATGTCAGCGTCTCCGGCAGTTCCACCTTCCTGGGTTTCCTGGATTACCGGGTGTCCATAACGCTGACCAAGGAGGAATCGGACAAGGTCAAGGCCAAGGGCGGCAACGTGGCCGGGCTGTTCACCAACAAGGAGGGCCGGGTGGTGCTGGACCTGCTGATCAAAGGACAGTCGCCCAAGCCGGGGATAGGGGTGGACACCCAGATGGCCCAGGCGCGATTGAAGGGAAAGGCCCAGGAAGAGATGGACAAAGCCAAACAGCAGGCGGCAGAAGCGGCCCAGAAACAGGCGGAGGAGTTGAAGAAGAAGGCGGCGGAAGAGGCCAAGAAGCTGTTCAAGTGGAAGTAG
- the mnmA gene encoding tRNA 2-thiouridine(34) synthase MnmA, with translation MRTSKKKTVAVAMSGGVDSSLAAALLAKKGYRVIGLTMRLFCYEGIDNEKNCCSLKSIEAARQAAQRFGFHHYVVDCEQEFKSSVIDYFIEQYRQGRTPNPCVACNQNIKFGLLLNKAKGLGCDLMATGHYARIKTIKGQPVLARGKDAKKDQSYFLWTLSRKQLGSVIFPLGGLDKQNVRELAEGYGLESAKRPESQEICFIPEGKYSEFMKKAIGSKPGPIVNQLGLVLGQHQGIANYTIGQRGGLGIALGKPQYVVSIDAALNKITVGDDKELMTGRLLASDVNWIVERPKKAVTALVKIRHQHAGADAEIKALDGQRAEVVFKNPQRAVTPGQSVVFYKGELVLGGGVIV, from the coding sequence ATGAGGACGTCAAAGAAAAAGACGGTGGCGGTGGCCATGTCCGGCGGGGTGGACAGCAGCCTGGCCGCGGCCCTGCTGGCAAAGAAGGGGTACCGGGTGATAGGCCTGACCATGCGCCTGTTCTGCTATGAGGGAATAGACAATGAAAAGAACTGCTGTTCACTGAAGTCGATCGAGGCCGCCAGGCAGGCTGCCCAGCGTTTCGGCTTCCACCATTACGTGGTGGACTGCGAACAGGAATTCAAGTCTTCGGTCATCGACTATTTCATTGAACAATACCGGCAGGGCCGGACCCCCAACCCCTGCGTGGCCTGCAACCAGAATATCAAATTCGGTCTGCTGCTGAACAAGGCCAAAGGTCTGGGCTGCGATCTGATGGCCACCGGGCATTACGCCAGGATCAAGACCATCAAGGGACAACCGGTGCTGGCCCGGGGAAAGGACGCCAAAAAGGACCAGTCATATTTCCTATGGACACTCAGTAGAAAGCAATTAGGTTCGGTCATCTTTCCCCTGGGCGGGCTGGACAAGCAGAATGTCCGGGAGCTGGCCGAGGGCTACGGCCTGGAATCGGCCAAGCGGCCTGAGAGCCAGGAGATCTGCTTCATTCCCGAGGGGAAATACTCCGAATTCATGAAAAAGGCGATCGGCTCGAAGCCGGGTCCGATAGTCAACCAGCTGGGCCTGGTGCTGGGCCAGCACCAGGGCATAGCCAATTACACCATCGGCCAGCGGGGCGGGCTGGGCATAGCTTTGGGAAAGCCCCAGTATGTCGTTTCAATAGACGCAGCTTTGAACAAGATCACAGTAGGTGATGACAAAGAACTGATGACCGGCAGGCTTTTGGCTTCTGATGTAAACTGGATCGTTGAAAGACCCAAGAAGGCGGTCACGGCGCTGGTCAAGATCAGGCACCAGCACGCGGGAGCAGATGCAGAGATCAAAGCTCTTGACGGCCAGCGGGCGGAAGTGGTGTTCAAAAACCCGCAGAGGGCGGTGACGCCGGGGCAGTCGGTGGTGTTCTACAAAGGGGAATTGGTGCTGGGCGGGGGAGTAATTGTTTGA
- a CDS encoding HIT domain-containing protein, producing the protein MKRIWAPWRMKYISGQSQKDEPGCIFCLKPKQKKDQANFILHRGKKAFVMMNLYPYTNGHLMIAPYRHAGDFTKLSEAELLEMMKLSQLCQKIMIKTMRPEGFNLGFNLGRTAGAGIADHVHLHLVPRWNGDTNFMPVISGTKIISEGLEETYAKLADAIKKVK; encoded by the coding sequence ATGAAAAGGATCTGGGCTCCCTGGAGGATGAAGTACATCAGCGGCCAAAGCCAAAAGGATGAGCCGGGCTGCATCTTCTGCCTGAAGCCCAAACAGAAGAAGGATCAGGCAAATTTCATCCTGCACCGGGGCAAAAAGGCCTTTGTGATGATGAACCTTTATCCCTATACCAATGGGCACCTGATGATCGCGCCCTACCGGCATGCCGGCGACTTCACCAAACTAAGCGAGGCCGAACTGCTGGAGATGATGAAACTGTCACAGCTCTGCCAGAAGATCATGATAAAGACCATGCGGCCGGAAGGCTTTAACCTGGGCTTTAACCTGGGGAGGACGGCCGGGGCCGGAATCGCAGACCATGTCCACCTGCACTTAGTGCCGCGCTGGAACGGGGACACCAATTTTATGCCGGTGATCTCGGGAACCAAGATCATCTCCGAGGGGCTGGAGGAGACCTATGCCAAGCTGGCCGATGCTATAAAGAAGGTGAAATGA
- a CDS encoding arsenite methyltransferase translates to METGQIKQEVRRQYAKIASGKRTGCGCRCGDLGCTTASAGIGYSADQLSNIPKGSDMGLGCGNPLAIESLHPGETVLDLGSGGGIDCFLAAKQVGENGKVIGVDMTPEMIDLARENAGKVNATNVEFRLGEIEHLPVADQSVDVIISNCVINLSPDKHQTFAEAYRALKHGGRLMVSDIVLTRELPEKVRESVESYVGCVAGAVLKDHYLRAAREAGFSEVKVTGERHFAPEDVSVIGPEADKKYKLTKDEVRQVLASVVSVQVFARKPPKK, encoded by the coding sequence ATGGAAACTGGCCAAATTAAGCAAGAAGTGAGGCGGCAGTATGCTAAAATCGCTTCGGGAAAACGGACCGGTTGCGGCTGCCGTTGCGGCGATTTAGGCTGCACGACCGCAAGTGCCGGAATCGGGTATAGCGCAGATCAGCTGTCCAACATTCCGAAGGGCTCCGACATGGGCCTGGGTTGCGGCAACCCCCTGGCCATAGAATCCCTGCATCCCGGCGAGACGGTTTTGGACCTGGGCAGCGGCGGAGGCATAGACTGCTTTTTGGCGGCCAAGCAGGTCGGGGAAAATGGGAAGGTTATAGGCGTTGACATGACGCCGGAGATGATCGATTTAGCACGGGAGAATGCCGGGAAAGTAAATGCCACAAATGTTGAATTCCGGCTGGGCGAGATAGAGCATTTGCCGGTTGCCGATCAGTCCGTCGACGTGATCATTTCCAATTGCGTCATCAATCTCTCTCCGGACAAGCATCAGACCTTCGCTGAAGCCTATCGGGCGCTGAAACACGGCGGACGGTTGATGGTATCGGATATTGTGCTTACCCGGGAATTGCCGGAGAAAGTACGGGAGTCGGTGGAAAGTTACGTTGGCTGTGTGGCCGGGGCCGTTCTGAAGGACCATTACCTTAGGGCCGCCCGGGAGGCCGGCTTCAGCGAGGTTAAGGTAACCGGCGAAAGGCATTTTGCACCAGAGGACGTCTCGGTTATCGGTCCGGAAGCGGACAAAAAATATAAACTTACGAAGGATGAAGTCCGGCAAGTGCTGGCTTCCGTGGTCAGCGTTCAGGTGTTCGCCCGTAAACCACCAAAGAAATAA